A window from Candidatus Krumholzibacteriota bacterium encodes these proteins:
- a CDS encoding PDZ domain-containing protein, which produces MKRAGLVSIILFIGISLSFANCAYAERSSVVVSGEDKDSERAFLGIYMSDISEETVEDEGYPYSKGVLIKDVIDDSPAEEAGLKSDDIIYIFDGIKVDDTKGLSRMVSEKNPGDRVEIVFFRGGDRKRVDVELTSKKHNSYTVDYDWDEYAEKMGKMGKRIGRSVGGVIDKYFRGSSIEGLELSDLDKDMAHYFDVDEDEGILVTGVKEGSSADKAGIKSGDIIVGIKGKEIESGKEIESLEEYHKVLRDCREEFKLIILRRGEKKEFHFTPEDLGDHNCFRIPEKKIYKLEVPDGERKFRIITKECMDFEDKLKDLESLNEEIVILKEKTEKSLRKNLEDIEKRIKDIENRLKELED; this is translated from the coding sequence ATGAAGCGTGCAGGGTTAGTAAGTATTATCTTGTTTATCGGAATTTCACTTTCTTTTGCCAATTGCGCGTACGCCGAAAGAAGCAGCGTTGTTGTTTCCGGTGAGGATAAAGACAGTGAAAGGGCGTTCCTTGGTATCTATATGTCAGATATCTCAGAAGAAACCGTCGAAGATGAAGGATATCCCTACAGCAAGGGTGTTCTCATCAAGGATGTAATCGATGACAGTCCGGCAGAGGAAGCCGGATTGAAAAGCGATGATATTATCTATATTTTTGACGGCATCAAGGTAGATGATACAAAGGGGCTTTCCCGCATGGTGAGTGAAAAAAACCCTGGTGACAGAGTTGAGATTGTTTTTTTCAGAGGGGGAGACAGAAAAAGGGTTGATGTCGAGCTTACAAGCAAGAAGCATAATTCTTACACCGTTGACTACGACTGGGATGAATATGCTGAGAAGATGGGAAAGATGGGCAAGCGAATCGGCAGGTCTGTAGGCGGCGTTATAGACAAGTATTTTAGGGGAAGCAGCATTGAAGGTCTTGAGCTCTCTGATCTGGATAAGGATATGGCCCATTATTTTGACGTGGATGAAGATGAAGGTATTCTAGTAACTGGTGTTAAAGAAGGGAGTTCGGCGGATAAAGCTGGTATTAAGAGTGGCGATATCATAGTTGGGATAAAGGGTAAAGAGATAGAGTCTGGTAAAGAGATAGAGTCTCTCGAAGAATATCACAAAGTCCTTAGAGATTGCAGAGAAGAGTTCAAACTGATTATCCTTCGCCGCGGGGAGAAAAAAGAATTTCATTTCACACCCGAAGACCTCGGCGACCACAATTGCTTTAGGATTCCAGAAAAAAAGATTTACAAACTTGAAGTCCCCGATGGCGAACGAAAATTTCGCATAATAACAAAAGAGTGTATGGATTTTGAAGATAAGCTTAAAGACCTTGAATCTTTAAATGAAGAAATTGTTATCCTCAAGGAGAAAACAGAGAAATCTTTGCGAAAGAATCTAGAGGATATTGAAAAGAGGATCAAAGATATTGAGAACCGTCTGAAAGAACTTGAGGATTAA
- a CDS encoding YIP1 family protein: MDEMENNDAPQGVEIQTQNGGLLASIGDIFLEPNKVFKRIDAGLQWWKAFIVLGVIQIIIGWFSLPIQRHVLSLNERGFNEEQLSRALQNMDKFGPYGLILAPVGILVIYLIYAWIVNIGVNLLSARSDYRKSLSLVTFTGFIAIVEQIISVIIIRSRGLEAIESSEGARISLSLAALFPDLEGFWAAFLESLSVFGIWYYFVLTLGIAAIFRIEIKKSVIPVVILWIITMLFLYLSKVLGSIG; this comes from the coding sequence ATGGATGAAATGGAAAATAATGACGCGCCTCAAGGAGTTGAAATACAGACTCAGAACGGCGGCCTGCTTGCCTCTATCGGAGATATCTTCCTTGAGCCAAATAAAGTCTTCAAGCGGATAGATGCCGGACTTCAGTGGTGGAAGGCTTTTATTGTTTTAGGGGTAATTCAGATTATTATCGGATGGTTCAGCCTGCCCATTCAGCGTCACGTATTATCTCTTAATGAAAGAGGATTTAACGAAGAACAGTTGAGCAGGGCGTTACAGAATATGGATAAATTCGGTCCTTACGGTTTAATATTAGCTCCGGTAGGGATACTTGTTATTTATCTAATCTACGCCTGGATAGTTAATATAGGGGTTAATCTGCTCAGCGCGCGTTCAGATTACAGGAAATCATTGAGCCTTGTGACTTTTACCGGTTTTATTGCCATTGTTGAACAGATTATCAGCGTGATTATTATAAGGTCAAGAGGGCTTGAGGCTATTGAATCGTCAGAGGGGGCCAGAATTTCTCTAAGCTTAGCTGCTTTATTCCCGGACCTGGAAGGATTCTGGGCTGCTTTTCTTGAGAGCCTGAGTGTTTTTGGTATCTGGTATTATTTTGTTTTGACACTTGGAATAGCAGCTATTTTCAGAATAGAGATAAAAAAATCGGTAATTCCCGTTGTTATTCTCTGGATAATTACGATGTTATTTTTATATTTAAGTAAGGTGCTTGGTAGTATCGGATAA
- the fusA gene encoding elongation factor G, with translation MKKYNINELRNVSFVGHQSSGKTSLCEAVLYNEGVINRMGKVEEGNTVMDSDPEEIKRKISVSSNITAVDHNGKKINLIDTPGYDDFIGQMIAALKVVEGVVVVLSAEHGVEAGTEKAWGYLEKNNLPRIVCVNKMDKEHADFKKCVNEAHEELGKKVMPILLPIGQGGEFKGVVNILNKKAYVYSKDSTGNFKEEDVPDEMSDEVEKWREKLQDFAAESDDSLLEKFLESGELSDEELVRGLRAGCNQGTLAPMVVTSATDNIGVKQLVDLIIEMLPSPQWRSEIEVKTPSSDDIKTVKADEDSPVISFVFKSFSEKDIGDLSYLKVFSGEVAGSQDLYNANEESSERIGQLFFMNGKKKVDTDSIPTGDIGAAVKLKSAKVNTTICDKSDPVLVPEIECPSPSIRTGIVPKVKGEMDKVGMGLNKLAEEDISFTIESNQQLRQTILSGQGEQHFDVILSRLKERYNVDVEMVPPKVEYLETISASASARGKHKKQSGGRGQYGDVYLKLEPRSRGEGFEFANEVVGGNVPTKHIPAVEKGIIEAMEAGVLAGYKIVDLRATLYDGSYHSVDSSDAAFKAAGKKGFKLAMKEAKPVLLEPIMEIEVFVPEEHMGDVMGDLSMRRGKIQGTVQEQGRQKITAHVPLADLYRYSTSLRSMTQGRASHTRKFSHYETVPHDQAQKVIAQSEMENEESD, from the coding sequence TTGAAGAAATACAATATCAATGAATTAAGGAATGTTTCATTTGTCGGTCATCAATCATCGGGGAAGACCTCTTTATGTGAAGCAGTTCTTTATAATGAGGGTGTTATTAACAGAATGGGTAAGGTTGAAGAAGGCAACACTGTGATGGATTCAGATCCGGAAGAGATTAAGAGAAAAATTTCGGTTTCTTCTAATATTACCGCGGTTGATCATAACGGGAAAAAGATAAACCTTATTGATACTCCGGGTTACGATGATTTTATAGGTCAGATGATAGCCGCGCTGAAGGTTGTCGAAGGGGTGGTTGTTGTACTCAGCGCCGAGCATGGCGTCGAAGCTGGAACAGAAAAGGCCTGGGGTTATCTGGAGAAGAACAACCTTCCGAGAATAGTATGTGTAAACAAAATGGATAAAGAGCATGCCGATTTCAAAAAATGTGTAAATGAAGCGCATGAGGAGCTAGGCAAGAAAGTTATGCCTATTCTGCTTCCGATTGGGCAGGGCGGGGAATTCAAAGGTGTTGTAAATATATTGAATAAGAAGGCTTATGTATATTCTAAGGACTCGACAGGAAATTTCAAGGAAGAGGATGTTCCTGACGAGATGTCTGATGAGGTCGAGAAGTGGAGAGAGAAACTTCAGGATTTTGCTGCTGAATCAGATGATTCTCTCCTTGAGAAGTTTCTTGAATCCGGCGAGCTGAGCGATGAAGAACTAGTCCGAGGATTAAGAGCGGGTTGTAATCAGGGAACTCTCGCGCCTATGGTTGTTACTTCAGCAACTGACAATATTGGGGTTAAACAGCTTGTTGATTTGATCATAGAAATGCTGCCCTCGCCTCAGTGGCGAAGTGAAATAGAGGTGAAAACTCCTTCTTCAGATGATATAAAAACGGTAAAAGCTGATGAGGATTCGCCTGTTATATCTTTTGTTTTTAAATCTTTCTCAGAGAAAGATATCGGTGATTTGTCCTACCTTAAGGTCTTCTCGGGAGAAGTCGCGGGGAGCCAGGATTTGTACAACGCGAACGAGGAATCCTCTGAACGGATAGGCCAGCTGTTTTTTATGAATGGCAAGAAAAAAGTGGATACCGATTCTATCCCGACCGGTGATATTGGCGCGGCTGTGAAACTAAAATCAGCAAAGGTAAATACTACAATTTGCGACAAGAGTGACCCGGTTCTGGTTCCCGAAATTGAGTGTCCTTCTCCTTCGATACGAACCGGGATTGTGCCGAAAGTGAAGGGAGAAATGGACAAGGTTGGTATGGGACTGAACAAACTGGCCGAAGAAGACATAAGCTTCACTATCGAGAGCAACCAGCAGTTAAGACAGACTATACTTTCCGGGCAGGGTGAACAGCATTTTGACGTAATACTAAGCAGATTGAAGGAAAGATATAATGTGGATGTGGAGATGGTTCCTCCGAAAGTTGAGTATCTTGAGACAATCTCCGCTTCAGCCTCGGCAAGGGGGAAACATAAGAAACAAAGCGGCGGAAGAGGTCAGTATGGTGATGTCTACTTGAAACTTGAGCCCCGCTCCCGAGGTGAAGGTTTTGAGTTTGCCAATGAAGTAGTGGGAGGTAATGTGCCGACAAAGCACATTCCAGCTGTTGAAAAGGGGATTATAGAAGCTATGGAAGCCGGAGTATTAGCGGGGTATAAAATCGTTGATCTGAGAGCGACCCTCTATGACGGATCGTATCACAGCGTGGATTCTTCAGACGCGGCTTTCAAGGCCGCGGGAAAAAAAGGTTTTAAATTAGCTATGAAAGAAGCCAAGCCGGTTCTTTTAGAGCCCATAATGGAAATTGAAGTATTTGTTCCTGAAGAACATATGGGTGATGTGATGGGTGATCTCTCAATGAGAAGAGGTAAAATTCAGGGAACTGTACAGGAACAAGGGCGGCAGAAGATTACGGCCCATGTACCACTCGCTGACTTATACAGATATTCTACTTCCCTTCGGTCCATGACTCAGGGCAGAGCCAGCCACACAAGAAAATTTTCTCATTATGAAACTGTTCCGCATGATCAGGCTCAGAAGGTAATAGCTCAGTCAGAGATGGAGAATGAAGAGAGTGATTAA
- a CDS encoding YebC/PmpR family DNA-binding transcriptional regulator — protein MSGHSKWSTIKRKKGKADAQRAKIFTKIIREIVVAAKEGGGDEDSNPALRTAIQNANDNNMPKHNIEKAVKRGTGELPGVTYEACAFEGYAPGGVAVFVTCLSDNKNRTSAEVRHLFTKYGGHLGEPHSVSYLFKKKGVIVIDKSQADEERIYEIALENGAEDIESNEDVYELISPVENFEKLHKEIVKEGIECQEAAISLIPNTTVELDRNHAVSVLKLINSLEDQDDVQRVSANFDIPDEILSEVEEEI, from the coding sequence GTGTCCGGACATTCTAAATGGAGTACAATAAAGAGGAAAAAGGGGAAAGCTGACGCTCAAAGAGCGAAGATCTTTACAAAAATAATAAGGGAGATCGTAGTTGCCGCCAAGGAAGGCGGGGGAGACGAGGATTCAAACCCAGCTCTTAGAACTGCCATCCAAAACGCCAATGACAATAATATGCCGAAGCATAATATTGAAAAGGCGGTAAAGAGAGGTACCGGAGAACTTCCCGGAGTAACATATGAAGCTTGCGCGTTTGAAGGGTATGCGCCGGGGGGAGTGGCCGTTTTTGTGACATGTCTCTCTGACAATAAAAATAGAACAAGCGCTGAAGTAAGGCATCTCTTTACAAAATACGGCGGTCACCTCGGGGAACCCCATTCCGTATCTTATCTGTTCAAGAAGAAAGGGGTGATCGTGATCGATAAATCCCAGGCTGATGAAGAGCGGATATATGAAATTGCCCTCGAAAACGGAGCTGAAGATATTGAATCAAATGAGGACGTTTATGAATTAATATCTCCCGTGGAGAATTTCGAAAAACTTCATAAAGAAATTGTTAAAGAAGGAATAGAATGTCAGGAGGCCGCGATTTCCCTGATACCAAACACTACTGTTGAGCTGGACAGAAACCATGCCGTCAGTGTATTGAAATTAATCAATTCCCTGGAGGATCAGGATGATGTGCAGAGGGTAAGCGCGAATTTTGATATTCCTGATGAAATCCTAAGTGAAGTTGAAGAAGAAATCTGA
- the ruvC gene encoding crossover junction endodeoxyribonuclease RuvC, whose protein sequence is MPITVGIDPGSYVTGYGLLEKRGREIVCLGSGIIRVKRKTPRPERLLMVKNGLDKILRKFDPDDVAVEGIFMSRNVKSVFSLAEVRGVILLSAVQAGKNIFEYSPREVKCGVVGTGAATKRQVAAMVDKLLKLKHKPETADETDAIAIAFCHILRISSKLGGLI, encoded by the coding sequence GTGCCCATAACAGTTGGCATTGATCCCGGAAGCTACGTGACCGGATACGGTCTGCTGGAAAAGCGGGGACGTGAAATTGTATGTCTGGGTTCGGGTATTATTAGAGTAAAGAGAAAAACTCCTCGTCCCGAACGGCTTTTGATGGTGAAGAATGGTCTGGATAAAATCCTCCGTAAATTTGATCCTGACGACGTTGCCGTAGAAGGTATTTTTATGTCGAGAAATGTTAAAAGTGTTTTTTCTCTAGCTGAAGTCAGGGGTGTGATCTTACTCTCAGCCGTACAGGCCGGCAAGAATATTTTTGAGTATTCACCCAGAGAAGTTAAGTGCGGTGTTGTTGGAACGGGAGCAGCCACGAAGAGACAGGTTGCCGCGATGGTTGATAAATTATTAAAGCTCAAACATAAACCTGAGACGGCGGATGAAACGGATGCAATAGCGATAGCCTTCTGTCATATATTAAGAATTTCCAGCAAACTGGGAGGACTGATTTGA
- the ruvA gene encoding Holliday junction branch migration protein RuvA yields the protein MIATLEGILTAKKEASVIIETGGVGLELFVPSRTLRKLGPKGETVSFSTYMHVREDAIVLYGFAGEEDKSIFLSLLGVSGVGPKVAMGIVSASTASELAGFICREKASALTAFPGIGKKTAQRIILELKDKIDAREYGADSRASAVTEDDDMVEEVTAALCSLGFTRVSAQKAINSLSSEDISNLPGVEDIVRELLRRSL from the coding sequence TTGATAGCAACCCTTGAAGGGATATTAACCGCGAAGAAAGAAGCGAGTGTTATCATTGAAACCGGCGGTGTGGGGCTGGAGCTCTTCGTTCCTTCGAGAACTTTGAGGAAGCTGGGACCTAAAGGCGAAACTGTATCTTTCTCTACATATATGCATGTCCGTGAAGACGCGATTGTACTCTATGGATTCGCCGGCGAAGAGGATAAATCGATTTTTCTTTCCCTGCTCGGTGTAAGCGGAGTAGGCCCAAAGGTGGCTATGGGTATTGTCTCGGCGAGCACTGCTTCAGAACTTGCCGGTTTTATATGCAGGGAGAAGGCTTCCGCCCTGACCGCTTTTCCGGGAATTGGAAAGAAAACGGCTCAAAGAATCATTCTGGAGCTGAAAGATAAGATCGATGCGAGAGAATACGGTGCGGATTCCCGGGCAAGCGCTGTTACCGAGGATGATGATATGGTAGAAGAAGTAACAGCCGCTCTGTGTTCTCTGGGATTTACAAGAGTTTCCGCTCAAAAGGCAATTAACAGTCTCTCATCCGAAGATATTTCCAATTTACCGGGAGTTGAAGATATTGTAAGAGAGCTGCTTAGAAGAAGCTTATAG
- the ruvB gene encoding Holliday junction branch migration DNA helicase RuvB, whose product MTENGLTDSSVTPEDRRVESMLRPETLSEFVGQKQLKENIAVFIEAARQRDEQLDHVLLYGPPGLGKTTLAHIIAKELRVNINVSSGPVFQKPAELIAILTQLERKDVLFIDEVHRLNTIVEEHLYPAMEDFKCELVVDKGPHARYYSLSIEPFTIVGATTRAGMITSPMRSRFGIVARLDYYSTKDLLSIAKRSARVMEISIDDEGAAEIARRSRGTPRITNRLLRRVRDFSQVEGTGRIDKDIVEYGLNKLKIDNLGLNEMDRNILEIITKKFSGGPVGINSIAVAVSEEVDTIEDIYEPFLIQKGFLQRTSRGRVITEAGIKHLGLDRAGRDGKQGDIFSD is encoded by the coding sequence TTGACTGAAAATGGACTTACAGATTCTTCAGTGACACCTGAAGATAGAAGAGTAGAATCGATGCTCAGGCCGGAAACTCTTTCCGAGTTTGTCGGTCAGAAGCAATTGAAAGAAAATATTGCCGTATTTATCGAGGCCGCAAGGCAGAGAGATGAACAGCTGGATCATGTTCTGCTATACGGTCCCCCGGGACTTGGTAAAACAACACTGGCTCATATCATCGCAAAAGAACTCAGGGTGAATATCAATGTTTCATCAGGACCTGTTTTCCAGAAGCCCGCCGAGTTGATAGCTATCCTTACCCAGCTCGAGCGGAAAGATGTGTTGTTTATAGACGAGGTTCACAGGTTAAACACTATAGTCGAAGAGCATCTTTATCCCGCGATGGAAGATTTTAAATGCGAACTGGTTGTTGATAAAGGACCTCACGCCAGATATTATTCACTTTCCATAGAGCCTTTTACGATTGTCGGAGCAACTACCCGGGCGGGCATGATAACTTCTCCAATGAGAAGCAGATTCGGAATCGTAGCAAGACTGGACTATTATTCCACGAAGGATTTATTATCTATAGCTAAGCGGTCGGCGCGTGTTATGGAAATCAGTATCGATGATGAAGGCGCGGCCGAAATAGCCCGCCGTTCACGAGGTACTCCGAGAATAACAAATAGGCTTCTGAGAAGGGTAAGAGATTTCTCGCAGGTAGAGGGCACCGGTCGTATTGATAAAGATATTGTGGAATACGGACTGAATAAACTTAAGATAGATAACCTGGGCTTGAATGAAATGGACAGAAATATTCTCGAAATTATCACTAAAAAGTTTTCCGGGGGGCCGGTTGGTATTAATTCCATAGCCGTAGCGGTATCTGAAGAAGTCGATACAATAGAGGATATATATGAACCATTCCTGATTCAGAAGGGATTTCTGCAGAGAACGTCAAGAGGGCGTGTAATTACCGAAGCTGGAATAAAACATCTCGGGCTTGACCGGGCGGGGCGGGATGGGAAACAAGGCGACATATTCAGTGATTAA
- the queA gene encoding tRNA preQ1(34) S-adenosylmethionine ribosyltransferase-isomerase QueA produces the protein MKLSDFDYNLPNELIAQYPSQSREESRLIIFGRRHGGIRETRFANIARYLRVGDLLVINDSEVIPARIYGRKPTGARVEIFLIRQTGKKAWTALVKPSKRIKEGDRILVGEDGDSVVIVREVGGGEWEIKLLVETSEWEFIERYGLMPLPPYIKRESEEIDRRRYQTVYASNKGSVAAPTAGLHFTDELLQKIKWKGCSVLPLTLHVGPGTFRPLRNEVVEENELSYEYIKIRKKVWNEIKQAKKDKRRVIAVGTTTTRVLESLAAGVIEDRTEDEKDGEIWITGGTRLFISPGFKFRITDALITNLHLPRSSLFVLVSAFAGRKNMLYAYDWAAKRGIRFYSYGDVMFIQ, from the coding sequence ATGAAACTAAGTGATTTTGATTACAATTTACCCAACGAGCTTATTGCGCAGTATCCTTCCCAAAGCCGCGAAGAGAGCAGATTGATTATATTCGGCAGGAGACACGGAGGTATTAGAGAAACCCGTTTCGCTAATATTGCGAGGTATCTGCGGGTCGGTGACCTTCTGGTGATTAATGATTCAGAAGTAATCCCCGCTCGAATATACGGTAGAAAGCCAACGGGGGCGCGTGTTGAAATATTCTTGATCAGACAGACCGGTAAAAAAGCCTGGACTGCTCTGGTTAAGCCCTCGAAGCGTATCAAGGAAGGTGACCGGATACTTGTGGGGGAGGACGGGGATTCGGTTGTGATAGTAAGGGAAGTGGGAGGGGGGGAATGGGAAATAAAACTATTGGTAGAAACCTCCGAATGGGAATTTATTGAGAGATACGGTTTGATGCCGCTTCCTCCTTATATAAAAAGGGAGAGTGAGGAGATTGACAGAAGACGTTACCAAACTGTCTACGCTTCTAATAAGGGGTCTGTCGCGGCGCCGACGGCGGGGCTTCACTTTACGGACGAACTTTTACAAAAGATCAAATGGAAGGGTTGTTCTGTTCTGCCTTTGACTCTTCATGTGGGGCCGGGGACTTTCAGGCCGTTGAGGAACGAGGTCGTTGAGGAAAACGAATTATCATATGAATATATTAAAATAAGAAAGAAAGTCTGGAATGAAATAAAACAGGCTAAGAAGGATAAGCGCAGGGTAATTGCCGTTGGTACTACCACTACGAGGGTTCTGGAATCTCTCGCGGCGGGAGTAATTGAAGATAGAACGGAAGATGAAAAAGACGGAGAGATCTGGATAACCGGCGGCACGAGACTGTTTATATCTCCCGGGTTCAAATTCAGAATCACAGACGCTCTTATTACGAATCTGCATTTACCGCGATCGAGCCTCTTCGTGCTTGTCTCAGCTTTCGCGGGCAGGAAAAATATGCTTTATGCTTACGATTGGGCCGCTAAAAGAGGTATTCGCTTTTATAGTTATGGTGACGTGATGTTTATCCAGTAA
- the tgt gene encoding tRNA guanosine(34) transglycosylase Tgt — MNTDNGARRGYIETDHGGIDTPVFMPVGTLGTVKTLSPADLRAIGADIILANTYHLHLRPGEDIISAGGGIGKFMSWNRPVLTDSGGYQVFSLADLNRISDEGVEFQSHIDGSRHMFTPERVVDIQLDIGADIIMVLDQCVEYPCGRERAEDALERTTLWARKSIEHISSAGIVDDSRPALFGIVQGSVFPDLRERSVSEITALDFPGYAIGGLSVGEPKNELLDITRLVADILPVEKPRYLMGVGFPEDLVEAIARGVDMFDCVMPTRNARNGTVFTSTGKVVLKNAANKDDFGPLDPECQCEVCRNYSRSYLRHLFMAGELLGPRLSTYHNLYFYLNLLAEIRQSIEEGSFLQWREEFYNKKDNH; from the coding sequence TTGAATACGGATAATGGGGCGAGGAGGGGGTATATAGAAACAGACCATGGAGGGATAGATACTCCCGTGTTTATGCCGGTTGGCACTCTTGGTACTGTAAAGACCCTTTCGCCGGCGGATCTGCGTGCGATTGGCGCGGATATAATTCTTGCCAACACATATCATCTTCATTTGAGACCGGGCGAGGATATAATATCCGCCGGGGGCGGTATCGGGAAGTTTATGTCCTGGAACAGGCCGGTTTTGACCGATAGCGGCGGGTATCAGGTTTTCAGTCTCGCTGATTTAAACCGTATCAGCGACGAAGGAGTAGAATTTCAATCCCATATAGACGGATCAAGACACATGTTCACGCCGGAAAGGGTAGTGGATATACAGCTTGATATAGGAGCGGATATTATTATGGTATTAGACCAGTGTGTTGAATATCCGTGCGGAAGGGAAAGGGCGGAAGACGCCCTGGAACGGACTACTCTCTGGGCCCGAAAAAGTATCGAGCATATAAGTTCCGCAGGTATTGTTGATGACAGCCGTCCGGCGCTTTTCGGTATTGTGCAGGGATCTGTCTTTCCCGATTTGAGAGAGCGGTCTGTGAGTGAAATAACAGCCCTTGATTTTCCGGGATACGCGATAGGAGGATTGTCTGTTGGCGAACCAAAGAATGAATTACTTGATATTACCCGGTTAGTTGCTGATATTCTTCCTGTAGAGAAACCGAGGTATCTAATGGGAGTTGGTTTTCCTGAAGACCTCGTTGAGGCAATTGCCCGAGGAGTGGATATGTTTGATTGTGTTATGCCTACGCGAAACGCCAGGAATGGAACGGTATTTACATCGACCGGCAAAGTCGTCCTTAAAAACGCTGCTAACAAGGATGATTTCGGTCCGCTAGACCCGGAATGCCAGTGTGAGGTGTGCAGGAATTATTCGCGCAGCTATCTCAGGCACCTCTTTATGGCGGGCGAATTGTTGGGTCCGCGCCTTTCCACATACCATAATCTTTATTTTTACTTGAATTTGCTTGCCGAAATAAGGCAATCTATTGAAGAAGGTTCTTTCCTCCAGTGGAGGGAGGAATTTTATAATAAGAAAGATAATCACTAG
- the yajC gene encoding preprotein translocase subunit YajC, whose amino-acid sequence MSYLMFLYSAGAGGSEGGGSLLVNLLPIVAIFVIFYFILIRPQQKKQKEHRDMVSKLSRGDRIVTNGGLHGKVVDVKDHIIVIKISDDVKVELVKTAVATVLEKKEE is encoded by the coding sequence ATGTCCTATCTGATGTTCTTGTACAGTGCTGGCGCGGGAGGAAGTGAAGGCGGCGGATCTCTTTTGGTAAATCTTCTGCCAATTGTAGCCATCTTCGTAATTTTTTACTTCATCCTTATCAGACCTCAGCAGAAGAAGCAGAAAGAACACAGGGATATGGTCTCGAAGCTAAGCAGAGGCGACAGGATAGTTACCAATGGAGGGCTTCATGGAAAAGTAGTCGATGTTAAAGATCATATTATCGTCATAAAAATTTCAGATGACGTAAAGGTGGAGCTTGTTAAAACTGCCGTTGCTACTGTATTGGAGAAGAAGGAAGAATAA
- the def gene encoding peptide deformylase: MKSMEIKTYGAEVLRTRAEAVVDFGLELEDFAGRMKSIMISERGVGLAAPQVGICKRIIVFYTDPENSPKIQAMVNPEIIASSDESEKMEEGCLSIPDIRGDVQRALEVEVKYQTLEGKEQRCRFYNLPARIIQHEVDHINKILFIDHLSFAKKAMIRGKLRKLSRKSASKG, translated from the coding sequence ATGAAATCTATGGAAATAAAAACATACGGCGCTGAGGTATTAAGAACCAGAGCCGAGGCTGTAGTGGACTTTGGTCTTGAACTTGAAGATTTTGCCGGAAGAATGAAAAGCATAATGATTTCCGAGCGGGGTGTCGGTCTTGCCGCTCCGCAGGTTGGTATATGTAAAAGGATAATTGTTTTTTATACTGATCCTGAGAATTCACCTAAGATTCAAGCAATGGTTAATCCGGAGATAATCGCTTCTTCCGATGAATCTGAGAAGATGGAGGAGGGCTGCCTCAGTATCCCTGATATAAGGGGGGATGTTCAGAGGGCATTGGAAGTGGAGGTTAAGTATCAGACATTAGAGGGGAAAGAACAAAGATGCAGGTTTTATAACCTTCCGGCCAGAATAATCCAGCATGAGGTTGATCATATTAATAAGATACTGTTTATAGATCACCTTTCTTTTGCCAAGAAAGCTATGATCCGGGGTAAATTGAGGAAACTTTCCCGGAAAAGCGCCAGTAAGGGATAA